The following proteins are co-located in the Gordonia polyisoprenivorans genome:
- a CDS encoding TetR/AcrR family transcriptional regulator — translation MAISRPTDKSDEVQRAPRARMTGAQRRLQLIEVARGLFAERGFEATSIEEIAQRAGVSKPIVYEHFGGKEGLYAVVVDREMETLLEMVTSSLSKNRSLYRIQQVALALLTYMEERTDGFRILVRGDSTNSSETATYSSLLNDAISQVEHILAGDFERRGFEPTLAPLYAQALVGMVSVTAQWWLDVREPSKEVVAAHLVNLCWNGLTRLDPHPELVGPDYVEPDHRTPETD, via the coding sequence ATGGCAATCAGTCGTCCCACCGACAAATCCGACGAGGTCCAGCGTGCTCCGCGGGCCCGGATGACCGGTGCGCAGCGGCGGCTGCAACTCATCGAGGTGGCGCGAGGATTGTTCGCCGAGCGTGGTTTCGAGGCGACCTCCATCGAGGAGATCGCGCAGCGCGCCGGGGTGTCCAAACCGATCGTGTACGAGCATTTCGGCGGCAAGGAGGGGCTCTACGCCGTCGTCGTGGACCGGGAGATGGAGACGCTCCTGGAGATGGTCACCTCGTCACTGAGCAAGAACCGGTCGCTGTATCGCATCCAGCAGGTGGCGCTGGCGCTGTTGACCTACATGGAGGAACGCACCGACGGCTTCCGGATCCTGGTACGCGGTGACTCCACCAACAGCAGCGAGACGGCCACGTATTCGAGCCTGCTCAACGATGCCATCAGCCAGGTGGAGCACATCCTGGCCGGCGACTTCGAGCGGCGTGGTTTCGAGCCGACGCTCGCGCCCCTCTATGCGCAGGCGCTCGTCGGCATGGTCTCGGTGACCGCACAGTGGTGGCTCGACGTGCGCGAGCCGTCGAAAGAGGTGGTCGCCGCCCATCTGGTGAACCTGTGCTGGAACGGCTTGACCCGCCTCGACCCGCATCCCGAACTCGTCGGGCCCGACTACGTCGAACCCGATCACCGCACGCCCGAGACGGACTGA